The sequence CCTTATGCATGATCTACTTACGTTAAAAAGCCAGTAAAAATGCTTAGTAGCTGAGGTCTTATTTTGCCATTTCTGCTACTTATTAATGTGTATTTTATACATTTTCTACCGATAGCGAACAAAAAAAGGTGCCAGATCGACTAAATCTGGCACCTGTATAAGTTAAAACACCTGTTCGAATAATCACTCTATTTCTACGGACCGACGTAATGGTTGCCTTTTCCAGTAGGTCAGACTACGCCAGACCCACTCAAGCGGGCCAAACTGGAACCGTTGCAGCCACAATAAGCTAAAGAGAATGTTGACAGTCCAGATTCCCAGCACCACGGCATACAGCTGGTAGTATTGTAAATGGCCAAAATAACCCAGTCCATAGCCAAAGAAAATAAGTGTGCAAAGAATTGTATGAAGAATGTAATTACTGAAGGCCATTTGTCCTACGGCACCCAACGCTCGAAAAACGCCCTTTGCCACGCCTGCCTGAATCAGTAAAATGAGCACACTGACATGGGCAATTACCAGTAACATCCGCTGAATAGGGTATAACAGGCTACTGATCGAAACAGGTTGCGAATCTAAAAAAGCAGTTGTGTTCGGAAACTGATGGCCATACCACCAACTGAATACGACAATGGGAATCCCCAAACTATAGCCAACTGCCAACAAGCGCCTGTAGATTCGAGGAGGGAGTTGTCCGGTTAAAAAGCCCCACTTAAACAGAGCCATTCCCAGTAACATGAGTCCAAGAGCATCCCAAATGGATAAAATCAGGTAATTGGTTTCTATTTTAAAGGCAAATGGTCGAACATGACTGGCCACTTCGGTGTAATTCCCCCGCATCAGCCGCGTGTTTTTGTCGATTTCCGCTTTGTCTGGAATAAACTCCTTTGCTGTTTCGAGCCAGGCCGTTTTAGCCTCCTGTTGCGTTTTCGTTATGGGTTTATTTAGTTTTTCAGCGGCTACAACGTCCAGGTAAGCCAGGCGTTGCTCGCGAATATGATGATAAAACAACTGGCCCGTAATGGCATCGAAACTTCCCAGCGCTAAGGCAATGCCAAGTAGCCAGGCTGGTTTTAATTTCCTGAACCAGAACAGAATAAGTGCGCAAACTCCATAAATATATAGGATGTCACCTAGCCAGAGCAGTACATGAGCATGAATTAAACCGAAGAGTATCAGCCAGCCCATTCGGCGGTAATAAAGACCGGTTACGGCCCATTTTCCGGCGCCAGCCTGCTCTTTACGGGTCGTAAAAATGAGTACGCCAGCGCCAAACACCATCGAAAACAAGGCCCGCATTTTTCCTTCAAACAGGACCGTGATAAAGAAATGGAACCGGTAATTTATATTTTCCGGATCATTGCGAAAAGCGTCTGTAAAGCGATCCGGCATAGCAAACCCCGGAATATTCATCAATAAAATACCAAGTAGCGCCACGCCCCTCAGAATGTCGATGGTTTTGATTCGTTCACGTTGAGCCACGGGTTTATACAACACGGGCGATTGGTCATTGGGGAGGGTAGCTACGGCTGCGGATAGGTTTGCCATATGTCTGTCTGTTAGTGTATTGTCTGGACAAATCAACTCATAATCAGCCATTAATTGTAGCGTAGAACTACTGGAAATCACCACCGGTAGTTAGCAAAAAGTACTGTTTCAGTGCACCCGATGCCATTTTTCAGGACAAATAGTGGAAAGCCTTTACCGATTACCCGCAAGTAGCCTGATTTTCCAGATCATGTTAATGGTTACTGGTTTGTAAATTAGCTGGTTATCAGTATATTATTGGGGAGAAGCGGCCTCTGAAAGCCCTCTGCCTGGTGTGGCGGAGGGCTTTTTGACTAAATAGATTTCTTTGATTAGCGTTTGATCACTTTTACCGTCTGTTGCTGATTATGGGTAGTGACCCGCAACAGGTACACACCAGGCGCCTGCTGTTCTAAGTTTAGTACTTCCTGATGACGGGAGGAGGTTACTTTCACACGTTTATTCAGGACATTCGATCCACTCAGATTCATTAACCACAAGTCTACTGTTTGATGGCTGGCCCCTTCAATAAGTACGGTGAGGTCAGCATCTACCGGATTGGGATACACATGGGTGATCAGGTTTGCCTCCAATTCGGCTGATTGGCGGGGACTGCCATTCACCGGGCATGTGGCCCGAATGTTCCAACTGTAGGTGACTTCCTGTCCATTCTGGCGCGCTTTCAGACTGATCAGGGGGGCATCGGCCGCCGTGCGTAATTCAGCATCGACAAACTGATTGGGGTTGGTCGTCCAGGCGGTGATGCCAATGGCCATGAATTCAGGTTGCGAGCCATCGCCACCGGTTGTGTTGAAAGTAAATTGACCCGTAGCACAGTTATAAGTTGGAGCCACTAGCTGCAGATCTGAACCACCACCGCTGCTCACGGTAAGCATGAACTGACCGGTTGTCGCTAAACCATCCGTATCTGTAGCAGTCAGGGTAATCAAAAACGCGCCCGATTCAGGAGCTACTCCACTTAGGAGGCTGCCATCAAACGTGAATCCGGCAGGCTGTCCAGCCGCCGTTACAGTCAGGACCTGGTTTTCGGGATCAGTAAATGTACCGGAGGGCAGTGTGATCAGCACATTACTGCCGGGGAGCACCGTCTGGTTCGCCAAGGGGCCATTGAAGACGGGGGGCTTGGCGTTCCCAATTGGGCATGTGGCCCGAATGTTCCAGCTGTAGGTGACTTCCTGTCCATTCTGGCGCGCTTTCAGACTGATCAGGGGGGCATCGGCCGCCGTGCGTAATTCAGCATCGACAAACTGATTGGGGTTGGTCGTCCAGGCAGTGATGCCAATGGCCATGAATTCAGGTTGCGAGCCATCGCCACCGGTTGTGTTGAAAGTAAATTGACCCGTAGAGCAGTTATAGCTTGGAGCCACTAGCTGTAAGGCCTGGTTTCCCCCCGGAGAATTGATGGTGATCGTAAAGGTAGCTGTTGCTGTCATTCCTGACTGATCGGTAGCGGTTACGGTAATATCGGTTACCCCCGTTCCAGTGGGTATACCACTTATCGTTCCCGCCGATCCGGCCGTGAACTGTAAGCCAGCAGGCAAGCTACTGATACTGTAGGTCAGGGGAAGGCCTTCCGGGTCTGTAAAGGCAGGGATCGTTTGCAAAAAAGGCTGGCCAACTACACCGCTTGCATTTCCGATGCCAGGGGCCACGGGCGGCAAATTACCCGGCTGAACAACCGCATCGTTGGGTGAGGTCACAACGGTTGCATTATAACCAACCGCCACAAACAGGCCGTTTCCATACGTTATGCCTTCCAGATTACTTTGGGTATTGGACATCCGGGGTGTCCAGGTCAAACCATCGGGAGATGTAAAAATTCGCCCTCCCTGAACAAGGGCAACAAATTGACCATTGCCAAAAGTAAGTCCGGAAGCGACTCCGTCACTTTTAAATGCTGGCGCAACCGTCCAGCTTACACCATCGGTCGAACGGGTAACGGTTGTGCCAAATCCCGACCCAATACCAATGGCGATATAGGTACCATTTCCGTAAGCGACGTAGCTAAGATTATCTGGGATGCCAGCCGAACGGGGTGTCCAGTTACTCCCATCGGGGGATGTACCAATGGCTCCGTTTAACCCTACGGCCACAAATTGTCCATTCGCATAACTTATATCGGAATAGAAGGTGCTTCCCGTCGAAGATTTGCTCCAGCTAATGCCGTCGGTTGACTGTAGGATATTTCCATTCGAGCCTGGCCCAAATCCGGCACCGACAGCCACATACTGCCCATTTCCATAGGCAATGGCCCTGATGGTGGCTCCTAGACCTGAATAGCGCATCGTCCATACCAGTCCATCCGGGGAGGTTTGAATAATTCCCTCTCCGCCCACGGCCACAAATTGTCCATTTCCAAAGACAACATTATTAAACCCTTCATCGGCTCCGGCAAAATGTTGGGGACTCCCCAATACGTAGTTTACCCCATTGGTCGAGGTAATTGCCGCGCTGCCAATGGCTGGAGATATACTAATTGGGTATTTGCCTACGGCCACATAGCGCCCATTTCCATAAGCCGCCCCCCTAAGCTGCAAATCACTGTCTATCGTGAGTGGATGCCAGGATATACCGTTATTGGTCGAGGTGCGAATGGTGCCACCGGCCCCTGTAGCGATAAACTGGCCATTCAGGAATCGAACACCGTACAGGAAAAATTCTGTTCCGGACTTGAACGGGAAAGCACCCCATTGGATACCGTCGGGTGAAGTCAGCACTTGATTTTTCGCCCTGGCTACGGCCACAAATGCACCCGTTGTCGGATTACAAGCCACTCCGGACAAATCCAACAAGGCACCAGGCCCTGGTCGTAGCGTCCAGGTCACTCCATCCGGCGAAGTAACAATGGCACCATTATTTCCAACGGCTACCAGAAGGCCATTGGGTCCAGCTGTCATACTTCGCAGCGTTGAAGCAATGCCTGATTGTCTGTTTATCCAGGTTACGCCGTCCGTTGAGGTTTTAATCATTCCATCGTGTCCTGCCACCAGAAACAGGCCAGCACCATAGGCTGCTACCAGAATATGCTGAGGGGTTCCAGATACCTGCGGGCTCCAGGTCACCGCGTCGGCGGAGGTGATAAGCGTACCATTATCACCCACGGCAATAAATTGCCCGGCACCATAGGCGATATCGTTTAAGGACTTGCCAGTACCGGATACCTGAGGAGTCCAGCTCAGCCCATCGGGTGAGGTCAGTACACGCCCCTGAGCGCCCACGGCCACAAATTTGCCAGCGGCATAAACCAGGGCGAATAATCCGCCGGAATTGGGGTGATCGGTGAATTGGGTCGACCAGCCAATGCCATCGGTCGAGGTTTGAATGTATTCTCCTGCTCCATCGCCACCCACTACGACGTATCGCCCGGCTCCAAAAGCGGCATCCGTCAGGAGCTGATCCGCCGTTTGTGGCCGATTGGTCCAGGTGGTTTGTGCCTGCGCACTCAGCAGCGTTGCCAACAGCAAGCCGTTGAATAGGAGTCGAATTAATCCGGGGTAAATACCTGAGGTGTATGCCTGTGAAGTCATAAGCTGAGTAGAGCTTGCCATTGGTAATTGAAGTAAGTGGAATGATTACTGGTCAAACCTACTGGAAAAGGCAAGGGTGTGACAGGTCAAACCAACAACGAGTGGATATGACCTAATAACGAACAGGAATGAGGGAGAAAACCTATAAAGGAAAACCTTCGGCTGAATGCCTTGACTAATGGACAAAGCGGTTGGGCCGTCGTTATGGTTTATACGTTGCAGATGTGATCGAAGGAGATATTGAGCGTATGATTTAGATTATTTAGCCGAAATGGACATAGGCAATACCTAGGCTAAAAAGGAGCAGGCTAATTACTTTGGGGGTAGTGTATCAGCCGGGAAATAGAGCGGCTGTGGACTTTTGCAAATCAAAGCCTTTTTATTGGCATGTCGCTGGTATAAAAAAGCCTCCTTTTTTAGCTTGAGCATCATCACAACGCCAAAGCGAGAAAGGAGCTTTTTTACGCATAACGGGGATAGAGTCGTGCCACCGCAGCCGCGTACAGTGGCACGACTGAGTATCATTAGTAACCGTGGCACGGCTCTACACCGTTATGCAAAAGGCCTACTTATAAACTTCCCGAATTTCGGGATGAGTCATGTTTACGGATTAATGTTCGGCTATCCTTGTTGTTATTCGATGAACGTTCATTGGTTTAAGGCATTTAAGAACCTTTCGGGGTAGCGGGTGCCGGAGACGATTCCGGCGGGCATGATCGTTTCGATGCTTTCCAGATCTTCTCTGGTGAGTTGAACGTTTTCGGCGGCCATGTTTTCTTCGAGATGGCTGATGCGTTTAGAGCCGGGGATGGTTATGATATCGTCGCCCTGGGCCAGCACCCAGGCAATCGCCAACTGAGCTGGAGTGCACCCTTTTTCGGCGGCCAGCGTTTTGATCTGTTCAACCAGCTCAAGATTTTTGTAGAAGTTCTCTCCCTGGTAACGGGGTATGTGTACACGACTGTCTTTGAGATCGTCGGGCGTTCTGATTTCACCGCTTAAAAAGCCTCGGCTTAGCGGGGCATAGGCAACCAGACCAATACCCAATTCGCGGATGGCAGGAAGAACTTCAGCTTCAATATCGCGCGTCCAGAGCGAGTACTCGATTTGTAGTGCCGTGATGGGATGCACTGAAGCCGCCTTTTGAATAGACGCTGCCGATGCTTCCGAGAGACCAATGTAACGAACAACGCCCTTTTCTACGAGATCGGCCAGTGCGCCGACCGTATCTTCAATAGGAACATTGGGATCGACCCGTGCGAGGGTGTACAGATCGATGTAATCCGTTTTCAGGCGCTGGAGACTGTAAAAGACAGCATTTCGAAGGTAATCAGGATGGCCACTTACCGGGCCGGGACCCATCGATTTGTTTGGTCCGGGAGTTACCAGCTGCCCTGTTTTTACGGAGAGGAAAGCTTTGTCGCGTTTGCCTTTGATGGCCTGTGCGATCAGTTCTTCGTTATGGCCTACGCGGTAGTAATCGGCTGTGTCTAAAAAGTTGTGTCCGAGTTCAAGGGCTCGTTCGATGGTGGCGATGGACTCTGTATCGTCAGATTGTCCGTAGGCGCCCGACATGCCCATACAGCCTAACCCTACTGCCGATACAAGAGGGCCGTTTGTTCCTAGTTTTCTGTTGATCATTTGCGTATTTATTAGAAGCGCAAAGGTCCAGAGAACCTCAGGAAAGGAGCCGGACAAATCGCATTAGTTCCCTGACAAATCCTGAACGAAGGTGGCTATTGTTTGGCCAGTTACTTTTTTAAACAAACGGGAGAAGTATTCAGGATCGTTGAAACCCAGGTCATAGGCTAGCTCCTTGATTGAACTTTCAGCATAATAGAGTCGACGTTTTGCCTCCAGTATGAGCCTGTTGGTGATGAATTCTTTGGGAGAAAGGCCGGAATAGTGTTTAACAAGGGTATATAAACTGTTGGTGTTGAGGGCAAGTTGTTCCGCGATTTCTTGAACGGTTGTATGCTCGGTGAGGTTGTTCTCGACAAAAAGTTTGAACCGGATGTATTGGGAAAGTTTGTCGTCGGCGGGATTTTTGTCGATTGAAAAATAAGCGGTGTTGATTTCGGTTAACAAGCTGTTGAGGTGAGCCAGGATAAGCTCGGGATCGGTATCCACCGACCTTAATAAGTCGAGCAGCATGTCGAAGATGGATTTTAGTCTGGCGGCAGCTGATGAAGTGAATTGTATTTTCTGATTGTTGAATGGATTGATGAGAAAAGGATATTGTTTGGGCAATAGAGACAGGCAGTTTTCATCAAAACCGAGCTTAAAATAGTCGGTGCCTTCTTTGGTAGTGGGAAGCCGGTGGATTTGATGCGGCAGAATGAACAGGAGTTCATTGTTTTTTAGATCGAATTGCTGGAGATCAACACCATGCTGGGTCTGGCCTTCTCGCAGAAAGAGAAAAAAGTAGTAGGGTTTGCGGTGGGTAAGGCCGTACCGATCAGCGATTTCGGGCGGAAGATGACCGAAGGTAGGCGAGATAAGACGGATGGCGAGTTTGTTATTTTGTCGGTTGAGAATGAGAAGTGATTCGATGTCTTGCATAAAGCAAAAATAGTGAAAATAAGTAGCTGGGGGATATATAATAATAGTGTAATTAATGTTGTTGGATAAAGCAATAACTATCTGATTCATAGGGTTTTGTGTAGATGCGAACCGACCATGTAAACGCCCGTCTAAAATCAGGACAACACATGTTGAGAAATGTTTATTTACTTAAGTTAAAAATGATTGATTTATTAAGCTTGACATTTGGCGCGACAGCCTCTAGGTAGAGATAGGCGTCTTTACCTGGTCAGGCTATTATCCTAAACTTTTTGGCATTGGTTTACCGCTCACTCGCTGGGGCAAGGAAGCGGTAAATGAAAGAATTGACCCTATGGATGAACATCACGAATTACTGAATACGCATTTAGCCAACTTTGCCGCCATGACCGGTAAAGATATTGCCGATAGTAAGCCTTACTGGAAATCCCGTAAGCTTAAAAAAGGCGACTTCTTTAATATGCAGTCTGTCGTGTGCAACGATCTGGGGCTGATCGTCAAGGGAATCTTCCGGATCTATTACAGCGATCCGGAGACCAGCGAAGAGAAGAACATTTTCTTTTTCTCCGAGAACCAGTTTATAGTTTCTTTCAGGAGTTTTATCACCCGTAAAGCCTGCCATTACTTTATACAGGCCATGGAGGACTCAGAACTTGTTTATATTTCTTACCGGGATCTGACCAGTTTATATGAGACGCATCCCAACTGGGCCAAGTTCGGCCGGTTGCTGGCCGAGCTATTTTTTACGTATTCACAGACGCGTGCCGAGGAGTTTCTGTTCAACACGCACGAGGAGCGTTATATCAGATTGCTGGAAGAGCACCCCAATATCATTAACCGCATTCCTGCCTACCATATATCCTCTTATCTTGGCATCACCAACCCGTCCTTAAGCCGGATACGCAAACGAATATTGAAATAGCGGCACTTGTACCCCGGTTATCAATGTAATCCGTGTGGTTTCGTCCATATTCTTAAGCACCCACCGGAGCTGTTTTAATCGATTTCGACAACCTATAGGCGGCCAGAATAAAGTAAAAAGCACCAAAAGCCGCGTAACCGGCTAATGTAGTGATTCCCGAATTGGGCGCATTTGCCATAGCGATAAAGGAACCACCAGCCAGCATAGACTGACCACCGCTAATGATCATCGGCCATTGACCACCTAATTGTTTACGGCGACTCAAGCCCAGGATTAGTTGGACAAGCCCGGTAAGGATCGCCCAGACTCCAAAAACGATCAGTGCCTCGGGTATGCCTTTTTGCAAGGCCAGTGCGACGGCCACGGTTGTGGTACTACTGATAACTGCGTTTAAAAACTGCATCTTTTTGGGCGCCCCGGGTGGATTGGCCTTGATATCCAGGAAGGTGGCAATGACATCCCAAACTGGGTAAATGATAAAGAGGATAGTCGCTATACCGGCATTGGTTTTAGCAAAGGCCAAAACCAGAATCACCCACAAAATCGAAAATGCAGCCCGCAGGAAGTAAAGTTTTCTTAACGATTTAGCCGTTTCAGCCGTCTCATTGGCAACGGTAGCGTTAGATTGATTTAATGAATTCATGACGTGACGTTTTTAAGTTTTTTGCCACATCAAAGGTCACTGATACTCCTTTGTCGGTTTTTCACTTAAGTTAAAACCGACCAAAAAATCTGAAAATTGTACTGTAGGACTTTCGCTCCGAGCCCTGGATGATGGTTGCAACTCTATTGATTCGTTCTGTTTGCGTTGTTATAGTCGATCAGGCACTCGTGAAGCGGTTTGCCCCGGTTATGAATACAATCACAAAATTCTTCGCAAGCCTTTGGATTACTATTGCCGGCACAGCCATTTGTGCATTCAATCAGGGAATTACCCGGTCGAATGTCATATAGAAACTGGTTTATAACGACTACTGTAGCGATCATTGCAAAAACACATCCGAAGAATAGGAGCGGAAATTTATTGCTCAATGGTTTTTCTCTTGCGGAGTGACCAGCCTGTTTAACTGGTAAAATGTATTTAATTCGGTCGTAGTCCCAGCCTAATAAATACAAATTGGCCAGCACCATTAACGTTGTAATACGAGTGCCTTCAAATCGGACAGCATAAGCCAGGATGCATATATTCAGGATAATGGGAAAATACATCAATGCACCAAGAAGGGCTGTTCTTGGAATGAGTAATAAAAGGGCAATTACTAACTGGGAAATGCCGATAAATGTGTAATAGGATTCGGTGTAATAAAGTGCTTCCAGATAATGCCCCAGCGGATGATTAACGGATAAGCCGCTGGCGAACCGTTCTCCCATAACTTTTACAAACCCTGATGGAATAAATCCCAGCGCCAACATGACGCGGCAGAAAACGGCAAAATAATGAAACCATTTGTTGCCCTTCGCTT comes from Spirosoma aureum and encodes:
- a CDS encoding DoxX family protein codes for the protein MSISGRINQVYDEAKGNKWFHYFAVFCRVMLALGFIPSGFVKVMGERFASGLSVNHPLGHYLEALYYTESYYTFIGISQLVIALLLLIPRTALLGALMYFPIILNICILAYAVRFEGTRITTLMVLANLYLLGWDYDRIKYILPVKQAGHSAREKPLSNKFPLLFFGCVFAMIATVVVINQFLYDIRPGNSLIECTNGCAGNSNPKACEEFCDCIHNRGKPLHECLIDYNNANRTNQ
- a CDS encoding DUF308 domain-containing protein, with amino-acid sequence MNSLNQSNATVANETAETAKSLRKLYFLRAAFSILWVILVLAFAKTNAGIATILFIIYPVWDVIATFLDIKANPPGAPKKMQFLNAVISSTTTVAVALALQKGIPEALIVFGVWAILTGLVQLILGLSRRKQLGGQWPMIISGGQSMLAGGSFIAMANAPNSGITTLAGYAAFGAFYFILAAYRLSKSIKTAPVGA
- a CDS encoding Crp/Fnr family transcriptional regulator, whose translation is MDEHHELLNTHLANFAAMTGKDIADSKPYWKSRKLKKGDFFNMQSVVCNDLGLIVKGIFRIYYSDPETSEEKNIFFFSENQFIVSFRSFITRKACHYFIQAMEDSELVYISYRDLTSLYETHPNWAKFGRLLAELFFTYSQTRAEEFLFNTHEERYIRLLEEHPNIINRIPAYHISSYLGITNPSLSRIRKRILK
- a CDS encoding putative Ig domain-containing protein, with protein sequence MTSQAYTSGIYPGLIRLLFNGLLLATLLSAQAQTTWTNRPQTADQLLTDAAFGAGRYVVVGGDGAGEYIQTSTDGIGWSTQFTDHPNSGGLFALVYAAGKFVAVGAQGRVLTSPDGLSWTPQVSGTGKSLNDIAYGAGQFIAVGDNGTLITSADAVTWSPQVSGTPQHILVAAYGAGLFLVAGHDGMIKTSTDGVTWINRQSGIASTLRSMTAGPNGLLVAVGNNGAIVTSPDGVTWTLRPGPGALLDLSGVACNPTTGAFVAVARAKNQVLTSPDGIQWGAFPFKSGTEFFLYGVRFLNGQFIATGAGGTIRTSTNNGISWHPLTIDSDLQLRGAAYGNGRYVAVGKYPISISPAIGSAAITSTNGVNYVLGSPQHFAGADEGFNNVVFGNGQFVAVGGEGIIQTSPDGLVWTMRYSGLGATIRAIAYGNGQYVAVGAGFGPGSNGNILQSTDGISWSKSSTGSTFYSDISYANGQFVAVGLNGAIGTSPDGSNWTPRSAGIPDNLSYVAYGNGTYIAIGIGSGFGTTVTRSTDGVSWTVAPAFKSDGVASGLTFGNGQFVALVQGGRIFTSPDGLTWTPRMSNTQSNLEGITYGNGLFVAVGYNATVVTSPNDAVVQPGNLPPVAPGIGNASGVVGQPFLQTIPAFTDPEGLPLTYSISSLPAGLQFTAGSAGTISGIPTGTGVTDITVTATDQSGMTATATFTITINSPGGNQALQLVAPSYNCSTGQFTFNTTGGDGSQPEFMAIGITAWTTNPNQFVDAELRTAADAPLISLKARQNGQEVTYSWNIRATCPIGNAKPPVFNGPLANQTVLPGSNVLITLPSGTFTDPENQVLTVTAAGQPAGFTFDGSLLSGVAPESGAFLITLTATDTDGLATTGQFMLTVSSGGGSDLQLVAPTYNCATGQFTFNTTGGDGSQPEFMAIGITAWTTNPNQFVDAELRTAADAPLISLKARQNGQEVTYSWNIRATCPVNGSPRQSAELEANLITHVYPNPVDADLTVLIEGASHQTVDLWLMNLSGSNVLNKRVKVTSSRHQEVLNLEQQAPGVYLLRVTTHNQQQTVKVIKR
- a CDS encoding DUF418 domain-containing protein, whose translation is MANLSAAVATLPNDQSPVLYKPVAQRERIKTIDILRGVALLGILLMNIPGFAMPDRFTDAFRNDPENINYRFHFFITVLFEGKMRALFSMVFGAGVLIFTTRKEQAGAGKWAVTGLYYRRMGWLILFGLIHAHVLLWLGDILYIYGVCALILFWFRKLKPAWLLGIALALGSFDAITGQLFYHHIREQRLAYLDVVAAEKLNKPITKTQQEAKTAWLETAKEFIPDKAEIDKNTRLMRGNYTEVASHVRPFAFKIETNYLILSIWDALGLMLLGMALFKWGFLTGQLPPRIYRRLLAVGYSLGIPIVVFSWWYGHQFPNTTAFLDSQPVSISSLLYPIQRMLLVIAHVSVLILLIQAGVAKGVFRALGAVGQMAFSNYILHTILCTLIFFGYGLGYFGHLQYYQLYAVVLGIWTVNILFSLLWLQRFQFGPLEWVWRSLTYWKRQPLRRSVEIE
- a CDS encoding helix-turn-helix domain-containing protein; amino-acid sequence: MQDIESLLILNRQNNKLAIRLISPTFGHLPPEIADRYGLTHRKPYYFFLFLREGQTQHGVDLQQFDLKNNELLFILPHQIHRLPTTKEGTDYFKLGFDENCLSLLPKQYPFLINPFNNQKIQFTSSAAARLKSIFDMLLDLLRSVDTDPELILAHLNSLLTEINTAYFSIDKNPADDKLSQYIRFKLFVENNLTEHTTVQEIAEQLALNTNSLYTLVKHYSGLSPKEFITNRLILEAKRRLYYAESSIKELAYDLGFNDPEYFSRLFKKVTGQTIATFVQDLSGN
- a CDS encoding aldo/keto reductase, which produces MINRKLGTNGPLVSAVGLGCMGMSGAYGQSDDTESIATIERALELGHNFLDTADYYRVGHNEELIAQAIKGKRDKAFLSVKTGQLVTPGPNKSMGPGPVSGHPDYLRNAVFYSLQRLKTDYIDLYTLARVDPNVPIEDTVGALADLVEKGVVRYIGLSEASAASIQKAASVHPITALQIEYSLWTRDIEAEVLPAIRELGIGLVAYAPLSRGFLSGEIRTPDDLKDSRVHIPRYQGENFYKNLELVEQIKTLAAEKGCTPAQLAIAWVLAQGDDIITIPGSKRISHLEENMAAENVQLTREDLESIETIMPAGIVSGTRYPERFLNALNQ